The Lactuca sativa cultivar Salinas chromosome 2, Lsat_Salinas_v11, whole genome shotgun sequence genome includes a window with the following:
- the LOC111876703 gene encoding methylesterase 10, with translation MPSTTTSPKHFVLVHGLSHGAWCWYKVVSNLQSAGHRVTAVDLGGSGVHPSRLEEIATFSDYVQPLIQFMESLSGDERVVLVGHSFGGLPISVAMEKFSHIVSAAIFITAYMPNCRDPPALQMNQYFKNLKPETYMDCRFTFKDGLPVSAELGCDYLATMMYRSCQSEDLALAKMLIRPSRLFLEDMSKDSILTINKYGSIKRVYVICEKDQVMDEEFQKFVVEDSPPDEVKSFPEAGHMIMLSKPNDLALYLQEIANTYP, from the exons ATGCCGAGCACCACCACTTCACCGAAGCACTTCGTGCTGGTTCATGGCCTATCCCACGGAGCATGGTGCTGGTACAAGGTCGTGAGCAACCTGCAATCCGCCGGCCACCGTGTGACGGCGGTGGACCTTGGTGGTTCTGGGGTGCACCCAAGTCGACTTGAGGAAATAGCCACCTTCTCCGATTATGTACAACCACTGATTCAGTTTATGGAGTCGTTATCTGGCGATGAAAGGGTGGTGTTAGTTGGGCACAGCTTTGGTGGACTTCCTATCTCCGTCGCCATGGAGAAGTTTTCACACATTGTGTCAGCTGCCATTTTCATCACCGCATACATGCCCAATTGCAGGGATCCACCAGCACTCCAGATGAACCAG TACTTCAAGAATTTGAAGCCGGAAACTTATATGGATTGTCGGTTCACGTTCAAAGATGGGTTGCCAGTGTCGGCGGAACTAGGATGCGATTACCTAGCCACCATGATGTACCGGAGTTGCCAATCGGAG GATTTAGCATTGGCAAAGATGTTGATAAGACCGAGTAGGTTATTCTTGGAGGACATGAGCAAGGATTCTATTCTTACCATAAACAAATATGGATCGATTAAGAGGGTTTATGTAATATGCGAGAAAGACCAGGTGATGGATGAAGAATTTCAAAAGTTCGTCGTTGAAGACAGCCCCCCAGATGAAGTAAAATCCTTTCCTGAAGCTGGTCATATGATCATGTTATCAAAACCGAATGATTTAGCCCTCTATTTACAAGAAATTGCTAATACATACCCATAA